The proteins below are encoded in one region of Syntrophotalea carbinolica DSM 2380:
- a CDS encoding ParA family protein — MKLISLFNHKGGVSKTTTAFNLGWVLAEQGHKTLIVDADPQCNLTALVLDYNSVEDIEDFYAANPGCDLSTGLQPVMSGRMTGLQPGNPAPTANDNLFIYCGNLALSEIETQVSVALTTSEAIPAIKNLPGSIGQLLRITGEAHDFEYIIIDMSPSVGALNECLLMSSNFFIVPTSPDFFCAQAIRSLSSVIPRWNEAVAPFRDREVDYRLPNIPPKFIGFISQRYRPRSGAPAKSFQRWIDIIKETVSEKLIPALEPIGMAISKEEFANYSATDEPYNLANVADFNSLIAQSQKFNVPIFALSDDQLEQGGVILQNMKESRDSFRQVFEQMAGELHEMTENV; from the coding sequence ATGAAGTTGATCTCACTTTTTAATCACAAAGGTGGTGTAAGTAAAACAACTACCGCATTTAATCTTGGCTGGGTTTTAGCAGAGCAAGGACACAAGACACTAATTGTCGACGCCGATCCACAATGTAATTTGACGGCATTGGTTCTTGATTATAACTCGGTAGAGGATATTGAAGATTTCTACGCGGCCAATCCAGGTTGTGACCTTTCAACTGGGCTTCAACCAGTAATGTCCGGAAGAATGACCGGCCTGCAGCCTGGGAATCCAGCTCCGACAGCGAATGACAACTTATTCATTTATTGTGGTAATTTAGCGCTTTCGGAGATTGAGACGCAAGTAAGCGTTGCGTTGACAACTAGTGAGGCTATTCCAGCGATTAAGAATTTGCCTGGTAGTATTGGGCAGTTGCTTCGTATAACCGGGGAAGCGCATGACTTTGAATATATTATAATTGATATGAGTCCCAGCGTTGGGGCACTAAATGAGTGCCTATTGATGTCCAGTAATTTTTTTATAGTTCCAACGTCACCAGATTTTTTCTGCGCACAAGCAATCAGGTCTCTCTCAAGTGTTATTCCAAGGTGGAATGAGGCTGTGGCTCCTTTTCGAGATAGAGAAGTCGACTATAGGCTTCCTAATATACCACCTAAATTCATAGGATTTATCTCTCAGAGATATAGGCCAAGAAGTGGTGCCCCCGCCAAGTCGTTTCAACGCTGGATTGATATAATCAAAGAGACTGTTTCAGAAAAACTAATTCCTGCACTTGAACCGATTGGTATGGCAATAAGTAAGGAAGAATTTGCAAATTATTCAGCGACTGATGAACCATATAATTTGGCCAACGTTGCAGATTTTAACTCATTGATCGCGCAGTCACAAAAGTTCAATGTACCTATTTTTGCATTAAGCGACGATCAACTTGAGCAAGGTGGGGTTATTCTACAAAACATGAAAGAGAGCCGAGACAGCTTCAGACAAGTTTTTGAGCAGATGGCCGGTGAACTGCATGAAATGACGGAAAATGTATGA
- a CDS encoding nucleoid-associated protein, with product MEIHNAIVHLVKKERHQNPDLRLREEPLPVDDKLSELITSLRKLYNEKTARGYGVFHQDTINYPLSTSLNGHLNNEVDFVEFSHNAMRTLVAKVTGVQLATGGYILLASYNENNADFLIVASIKHRPGLAFDQNLNLTGSVHIDLEHLHEMARVNVTSWLNNGERYLSFAKRRGGDDGFSDYFREFIGCEEFCNSTEMNKITLRAVKAFGDQRNLDAETRRQLHAAVFNYFDEKRLAKETVSLAALSHRIDDEQPEAFLTFINENAEEYPLGDGFDPVKNIYKGLKTFVIKDGSVKIQFNQEDFGTRVILNADQSLLIRELNPDFIRQLVDFQ from the coding sequence GTGGAAATCCACAACGCTATTGTCCATTTAGTTAAGAAGGAAAGACACCAAAATCCAGACCTTAGACTAAGAGAGGAGCCGCTTCCTGTTGACGATAAACTCTCGGAACTCATCACTTCTTTACGCAAGCTTTATAATGAAAAAACTGCACGTGGATACGGAGTTTTTCACCAAGACACAATAAATTACCCCTTAAGCACATCCCTTAACGGACATCTTAATAATGAGGTGGATTTTGTTGAATTTAGTCACAATGCCATGCGCACCTTGGTCGCAAAGGTTACAGGTGTACAATTAGCAACTGGCGGGTACATCCTTTTAGCTTCATACAATGAAAATAATGCCGATTTTCTTATTGTTGCATCAATAAAACATAGACCTGGACTTGCTTTTGATCAAAACCTAAATTTAACAGGTTCGGTACATATTGATCTTGAGCATCTTCACGAAATGGCGAGGGTAAATGTAACTTCTTGGCTAAACAATGGTGAACGATACCTTTCATTTGCAAAACGCAGAGGTGGCGATGATGGCTTCTCGGATTATTTTAGGGAATTCATTGGTTGTGAAGAATTTTGCAACTCAACTGAAATGAATAAGATAACACTTCGTGCCGTAAAAGCCTTTGGCGACCAGCGCAATTTAGATGCAGAAACACGCCGACAATTGCATGCGGCTGTATTTAATTATTTTGACGAAAAGCGATTGGCAAAAGAAACAGTATCACTTGCGGCCCTATCACATAGAATTGATGATGAGCAACCTGAAGCATTTCTTACATTTATTAATGAAAATGCCGAAGAGTATCCACTTGGCGATGGTTTTGATCCCGTAAAGAATATTTACAAAGGTTTAAAAACATTTGTAATAAAGGATGGTTCTGTTAAAATCCAATTTAATCAGGAAGATTTTGGCACACGAGTTATTCTCAATGCTGACCAAAGTCTTTTAATTCGAGAACTTAACCCTGATTTTATCAGGCAATTAGTGGATTTTCAGTGA